In Pedobacter sp. WC2423, the following are encoded in one genomic region:
- a CDS encoding DinB family protein gives MELIIEELKKLLIGGGAHVGIKDATADIPFAMLGERPYGLPYSIWQLVEHIRIAQWDMLEFSKDGNHKSPKWPDEYWPKENAPADKNIWDKTVEQIDNDLKAFIELVERRDLYEPIPHGSGQSILREALQIADHTAYHTAEIIVIRRLLGIWK, from the coding sequence ATGGAACTGATAATTGAAGAACTTAAAAAACTATTAATCGGTGGCGGTGCCCATGTTGGAATAAAAGATGCCACAGCAGATATTCCTTTTGCAATGCTTGGCGAAAGGCCGTACGGTTTGCCTTATAGTATCTGGCAGCTTGTTGAACACATCAGAATTGCCCAGTGGGATATGCTGGAATTTAGCAAAGACGGTAATCATAAATCACCAAAGTGGCCCGATGAATACTGGCCAAAAGAAAATGCTCCGGCAGATAAAAATATTTGGGATAAAACTGTGGAACAGATTGATAATGATTTAAAGGCATTTATAGAACTCGTTGAACGACGGGATTTGTATGAACCTATTCCGCATGGAAGTGGACAAAGCATACTGAGAGAAGCGCTTCAGATTGCCGATCATACAGCTTATCATACAGCTGAAATTATAGTCATCAGGCGTTTGCTGGGTATTTGGAAATAA
- a CDS encoding GNAT family N-acetyltransferase, whose product MDIIAAQLEDIDQVMLIIEQAKQIMRANGNQTQWINGYPSREIIAADIRNQDAFVCLVNTEIVGYFCLIIGSDPEPNYKVIEEGAWLNNSPYGVIHRLASSGTVKGIARKAFDFAFSQINTVRVDTNHDNIPMQKFLRNSGFTYCGIIYVSDGSPRDAFQKIIAD is encoded by the coding sequence ATGGATATTATTGCTGCCCAACTAGAAGATATTGATCAGGTTATGCTCATTATTGAGCAGGCAAAACAGATTATGCGTGCAAATGGCAATCAAACACAATGGATTAATGGATATCCATCAAGAGAAATCATAGCCGCTGACATTCGTAATCAGGATGCTTTTGTGTGTTTGGTCAATACAGAAATTGTGGGTTATTTTTGTCTGATCATTGGAAGTGATCCTGAACCTAATTATAAAGTAATTGAGGAGGGTGCCTGGCTCAATAATTCACCTTATGGTGTAATACACCGATTGGCTTCTTCAGGAACGGTAAAAGGAATTGCAAGAAAAGCCTTTGATTTTGCATTTAGTCAAATCAATACTGTTAGAGTTGATACGAACCATGACAATATTCCAATGCAAAAATTTCTTAGAAACAGTGGCTTCACCTATTGTGGGATTATTTATGTGAGCGATGGAAGCCCAAGAGATGCTTTTCAAAAAATAATAGCTGATTAG
- a CDS encoding NAD-dependent epimerase/dehydratase family protein yields the protein MKLHTILGATGTIATELIPILKSHQLNIRLVSRTPQQIEGTESVAADMLNYDQVLKAVTGSEVVYLIVGIAYNADIWKKEWPVIMRNVIDACIATGAKLIFFDNVYMYGRVNGTMTENTPYFPSSKKGRVRIEIARMLLQEMAAGTIKAAIARAVDFYGPGVTDKSAAGTLVFNNMKKGKTAQWPINADVPRSYNYTPDAAEALYILASHEKSFGQVWHLPSVSPLTGRQFIKLAAKYMNSSDQVTVLPKWLLKVIGFFNPFMKEAYEMNYQDEFPFQFSSAKFEKAFNFTPTPYEDAVKATAEWFLKN from the coding sequence ATGAAATTACATACCATTTTAGGTGCTACTGGTACCATCGCCACAGAACTGATACCAATTTTAAAGTCGCATCAATTAAACATCAGACTGGTATCCAGAACTCCACAGCAAATTGAGGGTACCGAATCAGTAGCTGCCGACATGCTCAACTATGATCAGGTACTAAAAGCTGTAACAGGTTCAGAAGTCGTTTACCTGATTGTCGGTATTGCATACAATGCTGATATCTGGAAAAAAGAATGGCCGGTGATTATGCGTAACGTTATTGATGCTTGTATAGCTACAGGCGCGAAACTGATCTTTTTTGATAATGTATATATGTATGGCCGGGTAAATGGAACCATGACCGAGAATACACCCTATTTTCCTTCCAGCAAAAAAGGGCGGGTACGCATCGAAATTGCCCGTATGTTATTACAAGAAATGGCTGCCGGAACAATTAAAGCTGCGATAGCCAGAGCTGTAGATTTTTACGGCCCTGGGGTTACAGATAAAAGTGCTGCGGGTACACTGGTTTTTAACAATATGAAAAAAGGAAAAACCGCTCAATGGCCTATAAATGCAGACGTACCACGTTCTTATAATTATACTCCTGATGCTGCTGAAGCGCTTTATATACTTGCAAGTCATGAAAAATCATTCGGGCAGGTTTGGCATTTGCCTTCGGTAAGCCCACTAACCGGAAGACAATTTATTAAGCTGGCAGCGAAATACATGAATAGTTCTGATCAGGTAACTGTACTGCCCAAATGGCTGTTAAAAGTAATTGGCTTTTTCAACCCTTTTATGAAAGAAGCATATGAAATGAATTACCAGGACGAATTTCCATTTCAATTCAGCTCAGCCAAGTTTGAAAAAGCTTTCAACTTTACACCGACTCCTTATGAGGATGCAGTGAAAGCTACCGCCGAATGGTTTCTGAAAAATTAA
- a CDS encoding AraC family transcriptional regulator, whose translation MINSWRNLCLDNITFTSGDNFTHSFPVHFHEEYTIGVSVNGIQKFYFQGKSCFVEPQSLFLIKPHIMHSHHPIADLGWSFKSLYLSNDLMEHLLTETGIRRMSDYPLIIKDQTLFKQYIRLHSTNLLPDEAFLKDFIWQLLSKTTQSPDLPASGPSEEILAVKRYLSAQFNQKLRLENMANIHRIDKYQLIRQFKQHLGVTPNTYLTILRIEKARKMINDGYPIVEAALEAGFYDQSHFHHSFLYYTGVTPGNFNKQH comes from the coding sequence ATGATCAACAGCTGGAGAAATCTGTGTTTAGATAACATCACCTTTACCAGTGGTGATAATTTTACGCATAGTTTTCCTGTCCATTTTCATGAAGAATATACGATTGGGGTATCTGTTAATGGAATTCAGAAATTTTATTTTCAGGGTAAAAGCTGTTTTGTTGAACCCCAATCTCTTTTTCTGATTAAACCGCATATCATGCATTCCCATCATCCGATAGCTGATCTGGGCTGGAGTTTTAAAAGTCTTTACCTCAGTAATGATCTGATGGAGCACTTGCTAACGGAAACCGGAATAAGAAGGATGAGTGATTATCCGCTTATTATTAAAGATCAGACTTTATTTAAACAATATATTCGTCTTCATTCAACTAATTTATTACCAGACGAAGCATTTCTAAAGGATTTCATTTGGCAATTGTTGAGTAAAACTACTCAGAGTCCCGATCTTCCTGCGTCTGGCCCTTCCGAAGAAATTTTAGCCGTAAAGAGGTATTTATCAGCACAGTTTAATCAAAAACTTCGCCTGGAAAATATGGCTAATATTCATCGTATAGATAAATATCAACTGATCAGACAGTTCAAACAACACTTAGGCGTAACTCCAAATACTTATTTAACTATCCTGAGAATTGAAAAAGCAAGAAAAATGATCAATGATGGATATCCTATTGTTGAAGCAGCACTAGAAGCTGGTTTTTATGACCAAAGCCATTTTCACCATAGTTTTTTATATTACACAGGTGTTACGCCGGGCAACTTCAACAAACAACACTAA
- a CDS encoding cupin domain-containing protein — MKKIEVKQIVTLPAPEKYINGIAWIRSLINESSIGCALSVVTFEPGAITHWHKHPTVQILMAENGIGYVQKRNEVKQLMQPGDLVIIYPGEEHWHGATPESMFSHLAIQMEKDEGIIISKVTDEEYCSPL, encoded by the coding sequence ATGAAAAAGATAGAGGTCAAGCAAATCGTCACCTTACCTGCCCCTGAAAAATACATTAATGGAATTGCATGGATCAGGAGTTTGATAAATGAATCCAGCATAGGCTGCGCCTTATCCGTTGTCACATTTGAACCAGGCGCTATAACTCACTGGCATAAACATCCTACAGTACAAATATTAATGGCTGAAAACGGTATTGGATATGTTCAGAAACGAAATGAAGTAAAGCAATTGATGCAACCAGGTGATCTGGTTATTATTTATCCCGGTGAAGAACATTGGCATGGTGCAACGCCAGAAAGCATGTTCTCTCACCTGGCAATACAGATGGAAAAAGATGAAGGAATAATTATAAGCAAAGTGACTGATGAAGAGTATTGCTCTCCACTTTGA
- a CDS encoding sugar phosphate isomerase/epimerase family protein yields the protein MLLIAILFFTGIAASSAQKRKDIGLQLYSVRELLPKDVKGTLQKVSLAGYTQVELYGFNIKDQFWGLKPAELKKILEENHLKPISGHFNMFPYLKSGEQAELKAAISAGKILGLKYITIPWLLPDMRTSAQDYKTLAKRLNYAGQLCKNAGMKLAYHNHDFEFIKYGNETGMDILLKNTNKKLVDFEMDIYWVIRSGVQPYTLFKASPGRFVMWHIKDMDKSDRTLNAEVGSGSIDYKDIFKQAKLSGMKYFFVEHETNYKPDIIGSITQSSTFIKNNILR from the coding sequence ATGCTACTTATTGCAATCCTGTTCTTCACAGGGATAGCTGCATCAAGTGCCCAAAAAAGAAAAGACATTGGTCTGCAACTCTATTCTGTTCGTGAACTATTACCAAAAGATGTTAAAGGAACTTTGCAAAAAGTTTCCCTGGCAGGATACACACAGGTTGAACTTTACGGTTTTAATATCAAAGATCAATTTTGGGGCTTAAAACCAGCGGAACTCAAAAAGATCCTGGAAGAGAACCATCTTAAGCCAATCAGCGGTCATTTTAATATGTTTCCATACTTAAAATCAGGTGAACAGGCCGAGCTAAAGGCTGCGATTAGTGCAGGTAAAATTCTTGGGCTAAAATATATTACTATTCCGTGGCTATTGCCAGATATGAGAACCAGTGCACAGGATTATAAAACGCTGGCGAAAAGGCTCAATTATGCAGGTCAACTCTGTAAAAATGCAGGAATGAAATTGGCCTATCACAATCACGATTTTGAGTTTATCAAATATGGCAATGAAACCGGAATGGATATCCTGTTAAAAAACACGAATAAAAAACTGGTCGATTTTGAAATGGATATCTACTGGGTTATTCGTTCGGGTGTTCAGCCATACACACTTTTTAAGGCCAGTCCCGGAAGGTTTGTGATGTGGCATATCAAGGACATGGATAAGTCAGATCGGACTTTGAATGCAGAAGTTGGTTCGGGATCTATAGATTATAAAGATATTTTTAAACAGGCAAAGCTTTCCGGAATGAAATATTTCTTTGTGGAACATGAGACGAACTATAAACCGGACATAATTGGTTCAATTACACAAAGCTCTACTTTTATTAAGAATAATATTCTAAGATAG
- a CDS encoding DUF808 domain-containing protein encodes MASGIFAILDDIAALMDDVALTAKIATRKTAGILGDDLAVNAEKATGFLASRELPVLWSITKGSLVNKLIIVPIALLLNAFFPVAIKAILVLGGFYLAYEGVEKIIEYFFHRSKAEHELPAATKQEDGDPEKAKIRSAVTTDFILSIEIVIIALGTVLQENITIQILTVSIVALLATIGVYGIVALIVRMDDVGYKLIKRSNEKGFIASLGLLLVKSLPIIIRILAVVGTIALILVSGGIFVHNIDYLHHLLPETASVIKEFVIGLLAGIVAVAIITGSKKVISLFK; translated from the coding sequence ATGGCTTCAGGTATTTTTGCGATTTTAGATGATATTGCTGCTTTAATGGATGATGTTGCGTTAACAGCTAAAATAGCGACCAGAAAAACTGCTGGTATTTTGGGTGATGATTTAGCTGTTAACGCGGAAAAGGCTACTGGTTTTCTAGCTTCGCGTGAACTGCCAGTACTTTGGTCGATCACTAAAGGATCTTTGGTTAACAAGCTTATAATTGTTCCTATTGCACTTTTACTAAATGCATTTTTTCCTGTTGCTATTAAAGCCATCCTGGTTTTAGGAGGATTTTATCTGGCTTATGAGGGGGTCGAAAAGATAATCGAATACTTTTTTCACCGCTCAAAAGCGGAACATGAACTACCAGCTGCAACTAAACAAGAGGATGGCGATCCGGAAAAAGCAAAGATCAGATCCGCAGTAACAACCGATTTTATTCTATCTATAGAAATCGTAATTATTGCATTGGGAACTGTTCTGCAAGAAAATATAACGATACAGATTCTGACGGTTTCAATCGTTGCATTATTGGCAACAATTGGTGTTTATGGTATAGTTGCCCTTATTGTAAGAATGGATGATGTTGGCTACAAATTAATCAAACGTTCCAATGAAAAAGGTTTTATTGCAAGTCTGGGTCTTTTGCTGGTTAAATCTCTCCCAATTATTATCCGGATTCTGGCTGTAGTTGGAACAATTGCTTTGATCTTGGTTTCGGGGGGTATTTTTGTTCATAATATTGATTATTTGCACCATTTACTTCCAGAAACAGCATCAGTAATTAAGGAGTTTGTTATTGGTTTACTTGCAGGGATAGTTGCAGTTGCAATTATTACAGGCAGTAAAAAAGTAATTTCACTATTTAAGTAA
- a CDS encoding tautomerase family protein encodes MPFVNIYLPENYSRELKETISYSVHESLIEIFSIPVNDYFQVIHPVSPENLIFPESYLDISHAPDLIYIQIICGSGRTVEMKKSLYAVIVQKISSRTCISANDIIIVLNETALENWSFGLGKAQMIK; translated from the coding sequence ATGCCGTTTGTAAATATTTACTTACCTGAGAATTACTCCAGGGAATTGAAAGAAACAATATCTTATTCAGTACATGAAAGCCTGATTGAAATATTCAGCATTCCTGTAAATGATTACTTTCAAGTTATACATCCAGTGTCACCTGAAAATCTGATATTCCCTGAATCTTATCTGGATATCTCTCACGCTCCTGATCTGATATATATTCAGATTATTTGTGGTTCGGGACGTACTGTCGAGATGAAAAAATCACTTTATGCTGTTATTGTACAGAAAATCAGTTCAAGAACCTGTATTTCTGCAAATGATATCATCATAGTTTTAAATGAAACGGCATTAGAAAATTGGTCATTCGGGCTGGGCAAAGCACAAATGATAAAATAA
- a CDS encoding NAD(P)H-dependent oxidoreductase has product MKTLIIVIHPDPENSVINKRWIEELNKYPEKYTVHELHSLYPDENIDIKQEQRLLEAHNQIVFQFPFYWFNCPPLFKKWLDVVLTHGWAYGNGSPYQMTGKKIALSISAGINEEDYQASARYKYTLKQLTAPFEITFDYIRADYKPLFAFYGTEHQPTTERIEKITLDYISFLEAL; this is encoded by the coding sequence ATGAAAACTCTGATTATTGTCATTCATCCGGATCCTGAAAATTCAGTGATCAACAAACGATGGATAGAAGAATTGAATAAATATCCTGAAAAGTATACTGTACATGAGCTGCATAGTTTATATCCTGATGAAAATATTGATATTAAGCAAGAACAACGATTATTAGAAGCTCACAATCAAATTGTATTTCAATTTCCCTTCTACTGGTTTAACTGTCCGCCGCTTTTCAAAAAATGGCTGGATGTGGTATTAACTCATGGATGGGCGTATGGTAATGGCAGCCCTTATCAAATGACCGGCAAAAAGATTGCCTTAAGCATTTCGGCAGGTATCAACGAGGAAGACTACCAGGCTTCGGCGAGGTATAAATATACATTGAAGCAATTGACAGCTCCATTTGAGATCACTTTTGACTATATAAGAGCAGATTACAAACCACTCTTTGCTTTCTATGGAACAGAACATCAGCCTACTACAGAGAGAATAGAAAAAATTACGCTGGATTATATTTCATTCCTGGAAGCTTTGTAA
- a CDS encoding PQQ-dependent sugar dehydrogenase gives MMRSYKRTTAVYAVLLPLLFTCTNTYAQTKAAGSPNQPVETQPANSKYKPAFAGQTRIAGVKTKTPFTVTLLNKTLEHPWGICLLPDGRFLISEKMGTMSIVTTAGKVVKKITGLPAVVPDGQGGLLDVNIDPQFSTNRMIYWAYSEQASGGSLLAIAKGKLAADESKVENIEVIYRATPAYKGSLQFGSRIVFDKKGNLFVSTGERSGIDIRMQAQSLNASIGKIIHMTKNGKAVPGGPFAKTKNARPEIYAYGLRNPEGLAINPSTGELWESEFGPRGGDEINIIRPGKNYGWPVVTYGIEYSGEKVGAGIQQKAGTQQPIYYWDPVVSPAGIAFYNSSVIPEWKGNLFVSGLSSMHIARLVIKNNKIVGEERLLKSEGERFRAVAVGKDGALYAITDSGRFYRVAKK, from the coding sequence ATGATGCGATCTTATAAAAGAACTACAGCCGTTTATGCTGTCCTTCTGCCCCTGCTGTTTACCTGTACAAACACCTATGCACAAACTAAAGCTGCCGGTAGTCCGAATCAGCCTGTAGAAACTCAACCTGCCAATTCGAAATATAAGCCTGCTTTTGCAGGACAGACGCGAATTGCTGGCGTAAAAACTAAAACGCCCTTTACAGTTACGCTGTTAAATAAAACTTTAGAGCATCCCTGGGGAATTTGTCTTTTACCTGACGGACGTTTTTTAATCTCTGAAAAGATGGGCACAATGTCCATTGTAACCACAGCCGGAAAAGTAGTGAAGAAAATTACAGGTTTGCCAGCCGTAGTTCCCGACGGACAGGGTGGCTTACTGGATGTAAATATTGATCCACAGTTTTCGACCAATAGAATGATCTACTGGGCTTATTCAGAACAGGCCTCCGGAGGTAGTTTATTAGCAATTGCCAAAGGAAAATTAGCTGCAGACGAAAGTAAAGTGGAAAATATTGAAGTGATATACCGCGCCACGCCAGCCTACAAAGGAAGTCTTCAGTTTGGTTCCCGTATCGTATTTGATAAAAAAGGGAATCTGTTTGTAAGTACTGGTGAACGCTCTGGAATTGATATCCGTATGCAGGCGCAATCGTTGAATGCGTCTATTGGAAAGATCATTCATATGACAAAAAATGGAAAAGCTGTTCCCGGTGGCCCATTTGCTAAAACAAAAAATGCGAGACCTGAAATTTATGCTTATGGTTTGCGTAACCCTGAAGGTTTAGCAATAAATCCTTCGACCGGCGAATTATGGGAATCAGAATTCGGTCCAAGAGGTGGTGATGAAATCAATATTATTCGTCCGGGGAAAAATTACGGATGGCCTGTAGTTACTTACGGAATAGAATATAGCGGTGAAAAAGTAGGAGCTGGCATCCAGCAAAAAGCCGGTACTCAGCAACCCATTTATTACTGGGATCCAGTAGTTTCACCGGCAGGAATTGCATTTTACAATAGTAGCGTGATTCCTGAATGGAAAGGTAATCTATTTGTAAGCGGTCTGAGCAGTATGCACATTGCCAGATTAGTTATTAAAAACAATAAAATAGTTGGTGAAGAGCGGTTATTGAAGAGTGAAGGAGAACGCTTTCGGGCGGTTGCTGTTGGTAAAGATGGTGCACTATATGCCATAACTGATAGCGGCAGATTTTACAGAGTTGCTAAGAAATAA